One segment of Ureibacillus thermophilus DNA contains the following:
- a CDS encoding DNA methylase, giving the protein MKVMNTGNMLENRDEAIRQIFLNILEQDEDFWDFRNENTKEFSHGYHSYPAMMISQVARNLMRMILSNQPNIKSVFDPFMGSGTTLVEGVLHGLDSFGTDLNPLARLLGKVKTTPLNPTYLSEVAEQFIFSLSNDELSYKNGDLVLEKPEFKNIDYWFKPYVIDYLQIIKNNIKKIQHDDIKLFFWAVFSEVVRYVSNTRNSEFKLYRMDEEKLADWNPNVFDVFIKFLNRNIELNQQFYELYNEQNPTNQPAVKIFDLNAMNLEGIDDNSFDLLITSPPYGDSRTTVAYGQFSRLSLQWLDFNEIGEDESLVKDINKIDALLLGGKVDKELKNSLASETLERTIESIAIEDEKRAKEVLQFYIDLDKALKEIARVMKPNSYQCWVVGNRTVKKVKIPTHQIIIELFQKYGVRHVLTFERNIPNKKMPKENSPTNKVGEKVTTMNGEVIFILRKEG; this is encoded by the coding sequence ATGAAAGTAATGAATACAGGAAACATGTTAGAAAATCGTGATGAAGCTATTCGTCAAATCTTTTTAAATATTTTAGAACAAGATGAGGATTTTTGGGATTTTCGAAATGAAAATACCAAGGAATTTTCACACGGGTATCATTCATATCCGGCCATGATGATTTCTCAAGTAGCAAGAAATTTAATGCGTATGATATTGAGTAATCAACCGAATATAAAATCTGTTTTCGACCCTTTTATGGGTTCCGGAACCACTTTGGTTGAAGGGGTTTTACATGGTCTAGATTCTTTTGGTACGGATTTAAATCCTTTGGCTAGATTATTGGGGAAAGTTAAGACTACTCCATTAAACCCTACTTATTTATCGGAAGTTGCTGAACAATTTATTTTTTCTTTAAGTAATGATGAGTTAAGCTATAAAAATGGTGACCTTGTTTTAGAGAAACCTGAATTTAAAAATATTGATTATTGGTTTAAGCCATATGTTATTGATTATCTACAGATTATCAAAAATAACATCAAAAAAATACAACATGACGATATCAAGTTATTCTTTTGGGCTGTATTTAGTGAAGTTGTGAGATATGTTTCTAACACTAGAAATTCGGAATTTAAATTATATCGCATGGATGAAGAAAAATTAGCGGATTGGAATCCTAATGTATTCGATGTATTCATTAAGTTTTTAAATCGTAATATTGAATTGAACCAGCAATTTTATGAATTATATAATGAACAAAACCCTACAAACCAACCAGCGGTAAAAATATTCGATTTAAACGCCATGAATCTCGAAGGAATTGATGATAACAGTTTCGATTTACTTATAACATCTCCTCCTTACGGTGATAGTAGGACTACGGTTGCCTATGGGCAATTTTCAAGGTTATCTTTACAGTGGTTAGATTTTAATGAAATCGGGGAAGATGAATCTTTAGTCAAAGACATAAATAAAATTGATGCATTACTTCTTGGTGGAAAAGTTGATAAAGAATTAAAAAATAGCTTAGCTTCTGAAACGTTAGAAAGAACTATAGAATCAATTGCTATAGAAGATGAAAAACGTGCTAAAGAAGTTCTGCAATTCTATATTGATTTGGATAAGGCACTTAAAGAAATAGCAAGAGTTATGAAACCTAACTCATATCAATGCTGGGTAGTTGGTAATCGAACAGTAAAAAAAGTAAAGATACCAACTCATCAAATAATAATTGAGTTATTCCAAAAATACGGAGTGAGACACGTCTTAACCTTCGAAAGAAATATACCAAACAAAAAAATGCCTAAAGAGAATTCGCCGACGAATAAGGTCGGTGAGAAAGTTACTACAATGAACGGTGAAGTGATTTTTATTCTAAGAAAAGAAGGATAA
- a CDS encoding MvaI/BcnI family restriction endonuclease, whose amino-acid sequence MDKELKNYMDSLISILYETNLTATEIAKRSGLSTSQISRILSGKCLPRFSSLCKIFSSLNIDIRLFFKNPNWSYSELLNDKISLMTDDEIKKLRCLLSQNIRLIQYNKKRLNPHFTQSHLSKLIGGDGSTKSLERILRGKHDLSFEKLIAISIALNVNPAKLLTDTRSDYNMMDIKTFIKKLEEIKAKGYIRTLRRGDTGVGHTLEQELGLTENNISLPDLGVAELKAARRNTSSMLTLFTKEPLSDKGRKRDRYLLETFAYDSDKEDRIKELYTTISALDYNAQGFKLEVTNKEIRLIHKDIPLDVYWTAELLQKTFEDKLPALVYVYADHIGEDADEHFHYTEARLLKGFDFKGFMKAVQDGYIKVDLRMHMKNNGRPRNHGTAFRILRSHLPICFKEQQILVKP is encoded by the coding sequence ATGGATAAAGAATTAAAAAATTATATGGATTCTCTTATATCCATCTTGTATGAAACAAATCTAACAGCTACTGAAATAGCTAAACGTTCTGGACTTTCTACATCTCAGATTAGTCGTATATTAAGTGGTAAATGTCTCCCTAGATTTTCTTCTTTATGCAAAATATTTTCATCCCTAAATATTGATATTCGATTGTTTTTCAAGAATCCAAATTGGAGTTATTCTGAATTACTCAACGATAAGATTTCACTTATGACAGATGATGAAATTAAAAAACTGAGATGTTTGTTGTCACAAAATATTCGTTTAATTCAGTATAACAAAAAACGATTGAACCCTCATTTTACCCAAAGTCATTTATCTAAATTGATAGGGGGAGATGGTAGCACTAAATCACTTGAAAGAATTTTAAGAGGGAAGCATGATTTAAGCTTCGAGAAGTTGATTGCTATTTCCATAGCATTGAATGTAAATCCAGCGAAATTATTAACTGACACAAGGAGTGATTATAATATGATGGATATTAAAACATTCATCAAAAAATTGGAAGAAATCAAAGCAAAAGGTTACATTCGTACCTTGAGACGTGGAGATACAGGAGTAGGTCATACGTTAGAACAGGAACTTGGTTTGACTGAAAACAACATCTCTTTACCAGATTTAGGTGTAGCGGAACTTAAAGCGGCTAGACGCAACACTTCTTCAATGCTTACACTTTTCACTAAAGAACCTCTTTCTGATAAAGGTCGTAAACGTGACCGCTATTTATTAGAAACTTTTGCTTATGATAGCGATAAAGAAGACCGTATCAAAGAATTGTACACTACAATAAGCGCTTTGGATTATAATGCACAAGGTTTTAAATTAGAGGTTACAAATAAAGAAATTCGTCTCATTCATAAAGATATACCATTAGATGTTTACTGGACAGCAGAATTATTACAAAAAACATTCGAAGATAAACTTCCGGCATTAGTTTATGTTTATGCCGACCATATAGGAGAAGATGCAGACGAACATTTCCATTACACGGAAGCACGTTTACTGAAAGGATTTGATTTTAAAGGTTTTATGAAAGCTGTACAAGATGGTTATATTAAAGTCGATTTGCGTATGCACATGAAGAATAACGGCCGACCTCGAAACCATGGTACAGCTTTCAGAATCTTACGGAGTCATCTCCCGATTTGTTTTAAAGAACAGCAAATTTTAGTAAAACCATAG
- a CDS encoding helix-turn-helix transcriptional regulator: MKCQLKLILDEIGMTQKQLAEKVNVSTPTISSIAKNQSIPRLDLAFRISKAVGRKIEEIWIYE, encoded by the coding sequence ATGAAGTGTCAGTTAAAACTAATATTAGACGAAATCGGAATGACTCAGAAGCAACTAGCCGAAAAAGTTAATGTTTCAACCCCTACAATTAGTAGTATTGCTAAAAATCAATCTATACCAAGGTTAGACTTAGCTTTCCGAATCAGTAAAGCAGTAGGTAGAAAGATAGAAGAAATATGGATATACGAATAA
- a CDS encoding DMT family transporter: MTENKKQLVSYILLALLIIIWGVSWPIYKHGVQFMPPLLFSGIRSFIAGSLLFLFAWKLRHAIRFKEHWKFYVISAILNNILYLGLQTVGMVYLPGGLFSVLVYIQPVILGILSWWLLNENLTIAKIFGLLLGFTGIVLVSIDGLMIHLSAIGIILALATALAWASGVVFVKKLKARIDFYWMVVMQLILGGGTLLVSGYFLEDVHSIIWNVDLISTILWGGTAGMAAGQVIYFKLMNEGEASKVGSYTFLVPIISVVVSAIFLDEAITKNLLFGMLLVGASIYLVNSKEKRVADN, from the coding sequence TTGACGGAAAACAAAAAACAACTCGTTTCCTATATCCTTCTTGCATTGCTGATCATTATTTGGGGAGTCAGCTGGCCTATCTACAAACATGGAGTGCAATTTATGCCGCCACTTCTCTTTTCAGGGATTCGTTCCTTTATCGCAGGCAGCTTATTATTCCTTTTTGCATGGAAATTGCGCCACGCCATCCGATTCAAAGAGCATTGGAAGTTTTACGTTATCTCAGCGATTTTAAATAACATTCTCTACCTCGGCTTGCAAACAGTTGGCATGGTGTACTTGCCAGGAGGATTATTTTCAGTCCTTGTTTACATCCAGCCAGTCATTCTTGGCATCTTATCCTGGTGGCTGCTCAATGAAAACTTGACCATCGCCAAAATATTCGGCCTCCTACTCGGATTTACAGGGATTGTACTAGTGAGCATTGACGGGCTGATGATTCATCTTTCAGCCATTGGAATCATACTTGCCCTTGCAACAGCACTTGCTTGGGCCAGTGGAGTCGTTTTCGTCAAAAAACTCAAAGCCCGCATCGATTTTTATTGGATGGTGGTAATGCAGCTCATTCTCGGCGGGGGAACGCTCCTTGTTTCCGGGTACTTTTTGGAGGATGTTCATTCGATTATATGGAACGTAGACTTAATCAGCACTATTCTTTGGGGCGGAACAGCAGGGATGGCCGCGGGGCAAGTGATTTATTTTAAATTGATGAACGAAGGGGAAGCAAGCAAAGTCGGTTCCTATACGTTTTTAGTGCCGATTATCTCAGTGGTCGTCAGTGCGATTTTTTTAGATGAAGCCATTACGAAAAATTTGCTGTTTGGCATGCTTTTGGTGGGTGCAAGCATTTACTTAGTGAACAGCAAAGAAAAGCGAGTAGCCGATAATTAG
- the thiD gene encoding bifunctional hydroxymethylpyrimidine kinase/phosphomethylpyrimidine kinase, producing the protein MTLRKACTVAGAAARSGAGIQADLKTFQELGVYGFTAITAINAKHPSKEQGLFIQPLDAIEAQLLIMNEQNDIDALKTGMLFSKEIIELVANWLASTSIQNIVVDPVMFGKFGSPLLDFDAMETLKTKLIPQATIITPNMPEATYLLGGQKINSIEDLQDAARDLMQLGSKYVLVKGGRLQGPAVDILYDGNKMYKLEAPRIDTIHTNGAGCSYSAAITAELAKGKPMEEAVLNAKKFVTAGIKRFIPFEYAPGMIDHRAYKVYGEDEVQFNEI; encoded by the coding sequence ATGACATTACGGAAAGCATGTACAGTAGCAGGTGCTGCTGCCCGCAGTGGTGCTGGCATTCAAGCGGATTTAAAAACCTTCCAAGAGCTTGGGGTGTACGGATTTACCGCCATCACGGCCATTAACGCAAAACATCCCAGCAAAGAACAAGGCCTCTTCATTCAACCTTTAGATGCCATTGAAGCGCAACTTCTCATCATGAACGAACAAAATGATATTGATGCGTTAAAAACAGGGATGCTTTTTTCAAAAGAAATCATTGAACTGGTGGCCAATTGGCTTGCATCCACTTCCATCCAAAACATCGTTGTCGATCCGGTGATGTTTGGAAAATTTGGCTCGCCGCTGCTTGATTTTGATGCGATGGAAACGCTCAAAACCAAACTGATTCCACAAGCAACCATTATTACACCTAACATGCCGGAAGCGACTTACTTGCTTGGAGGGCAGAAAATCAACTCCATTGAAGATTTGCAAGATGCAGCCAGAGACCTGATGCAGCTTGGTTCGAAATATGTACTTGTAAAAGGTGGACGGCTTCAAGGGCCAGCTGTTGACATATTATATGATGGAAATAAAATGTATAAATTAGAAGCCCCTCGAATTGATACTATTCACACAAATGGCGCAGGCTGCTCCTATTCAGCAGCCATCACAGCGGAATTGGCAAAAGGAAAGCCAATGGAAGAAGCGGTATTGAACGCTAAAAAATTTGTTACAGCAGGCATTAAACGCTTCATTCCATTCGAATATGCCCCTGGAATGATTGATCATCGCGCTTATAAGGTGTATGGAGAAGATGAAGTGCAATTTAACGAAATATAA
- the secA gene encoding preprotein translocase subunit SecA has translation MANILNKFFDMNKKELKRLNKIADEVDALAPQMEKLSDEELRNKTDEFRARYQNGESLDDLLPEAFAVCREASRRVLGMYPYRVQVMGAAVLHDGNIAEMKTGEGKTLTSTMAVYLNALPGEGVHVVTVNEYLAKRDATEMGKLYEFLGLTVGLNLNSLSKEEKREAYLADITYSTNNELGFDYLRDNMVLYKEDKVQRSLNFAIIDEVDSILIDEARTPLIISGHAGRSAQLYVQANAFVRTLKKDEDYTYDETTKTVMLTETGMTKAEKAFGIDNLYDLSHVRLLHAINQSLKAHVAMHRDVDYVVQDGEVIIVDSFTGRLMKGRRYSDGLHQAIEAKEGVEIQNESMTLATITFQNYFRMYKKLAGMTGTAKTEEEEFRNIYNMNVVVIPTNKPVARIDKPDIIYATMKGKFEAVVKDIAERHAKGQPVLVGTVAIETSEIISEMLKKHKIPHNVLNAKNHEREAEIIAQAGQKGAVTIATNMAGRGTDIKLGEGVKELGGLAVIGTERHESRRIDNQLRGRSGRQGDPGISQFYLSLEDELMRRFGSDSMKNMMTKLGMDDSQPIQSRMVSKAVESAQKRVEGNNYDARKRLLQYDEVLRQQREVIYKERNAVLESENMRELVETMIRESIENMVYTHTSGNKENWNFKAMEDYIKANLLDEGEITANDLQGKSPEEMIEFIYNKVIERYNEKEQELTPERMREFEKVILLRSIDTKWMDHIDAMDQLRQGIHLRAYGQTDPLREYEQEGFAMFEEMVAAIREDVTRYAMKAQIRYNLEREEVAKGQAVNPKEDGEKPKRQPIRKKQNIGRNDPCPCGSGKKYKNCHGAVS, from the coding sequence ATGGCAAATATTTTAAATAAATTTTTTGATATGAATAAAAAAGAATTGAAACGTCTAAATAAAATCGCTGATGAAGTGGATGCATTGGCTCCGCAAATGGAAAAACTTTCTGATGAAGAATTAAGAAATAAAACCGACGAATTTAGAGCCCGTTACCAAAACGGTGAAAGTTTAGATGACCTATTGCCGGAAGCGTTCGCCGTTTGTCGCGAAGCTTCACGAAGAGTGCTTGGCATGTACCCTTACCGCGTTCAAGTAATGGGGGCTGCGGTATTGCATGATGGGAACATTGCGGAAATGAAAACCGGGGAAGGGAAAACGTTGACTTCCACTATGGCTGTCTATTTGAATGCTCTTCCTGGTGAAGGGGTTCATGTAGTGACGGTCAATGAATATTTGGCGAAACGCGACGCCACTGAAATGGGCAAACTGTATGAATTTTTAGGTTTAACAGTTGGGTTGAATTTAAATAGTTTATCGAAAGAAGAAAAACGCGAAGCTTATTTAGCAGACATCACGTACAGCACGAATAATGAGCTGGGCTTTGATTATTTGCGTGACAACATGGTGCTTTATAAAGAAGATAAAGTGCAGCGTTCGCTTAACTTTGCCATTATCGACGAGGTGGACTCCATCTTAATCGATGAAGCGCGAACACCATTAATTATTTCAGGACATGCAGGGCGTTCAGCGCAACTTTATGTCCAAGCCAATGCTTTTGTCCGAACGCTTAAAAAAGATGAAGATTATACTTATGATGAAACGACAAAAACGGTTATGCTGACGGAAACCGGTATGACGAAAGCGGAAAAAGCGTTTGGCATTGACAACTTGTATGACTTGTCCCACGTGCGCCTGCTTCATGCTATCAACCAATCATTAAAAGCGCATGTTGCAATGCACCGGGATGTAGATTATGTTGTGCAAGATGGAGAAGTGATCATCGTTGACAGCTTCACAGGCCGTTTGATGAAAGGGCGGCGCTATTCCGATGGCCTCCATCAAGCAATTGAAGCAAAAGAAGGCGTGGAAATCCAAAATGAATCCATGACGCTTGCAACAATCACTTTCCAAAACTACTTCCGGATGTACAAAAAATTAGCTGGTATGACCGGTACAGCCAAAACGGAAGAAGAGGAATTCCGAAATATTTATAATATGAATGTTGTGGTCATTCCTACAAACAAACCGGTTGCCCGCATTGACAAACCGGATATCATCTATGCCACAATGAAAGGGAAATTTGAAGCGGTTGTGAAAGACATTGCGGAACGCCATGCGAAAGGACAGCCGGTGCTTGTTGGAACGGTGGCCATTGAAACGTCTGAAATCATTTCAGAGATGTTGAAGAAACATAAAATTCCGCATAATGTGTTAAATGCGAAAAACCACGAGCGTGAAGCGGAAATTATCGCCCAAGCCGGCCAAAAAGGTGCCGTAACTATTGCGACAAACATGGCTGGTCGTGGTACGGACATCAAGCTTGGCGAAGGAGTTAAAGAACTTGGGGGACTAGCGGTTATCGGTACAGAACGCCATGAATCCCGACGTATTGACAATCAGCTCCGCGGTCGTTCAGGACGCCAAGGAGACCCTGGGATTTCCCAATTCTATTTATCTCTTGAAGATGAGTTAATGCGCCGTTTCGGTTCCGACAGCATGAAAAACATGATGACTAAACTCGGCATGGACGATTCCCAGCCAATCCAGTCCCGTATGGTATCTAAAGCGGTGGAATCTGCCCAAAAACGAGTTGAAGGGAACAACTATGACGCCCGTAAACGTTTGTTGCAATATGATGAAGTATTGCGCCAACAACGGGAAGTCATTTATAAAGAACGGAATGCGGTTCTGGAATCTGAAAATATGCGCGAACTTGTGGAAACTATGATTCGCGAATCCATTGAGAATATGGTATATACCCATACTTCAGGAAATAAAGAAAATTGGAACTTCAAGGCGATGGAAGATTATATTAAAGCCAATCTCCTAGATGAAGGTGAGATTACAGCAAATGATTTACAAGGAAAATCGCCTGAAGAAATGATTGAGTTTATCTATAATAAAGTAATCGAACGCTACAACGAAAAAGAACAAGAATTGACGCCTGAACGTATGCGCGAGTTCGAAAAAGTCATCTTGCTTCGCTCCATCGATACGAAATGGATGGACCATATCGATGCGATGGATCAATTGCGCCAAGGAATTCACCTTCGCGCTTATGGCCAAACAGATCCATTGCGTGAATATGAGCAAGAAGGATTTGCCATGTTTGAAGAAATGGTTGCTGCTATCCGCGAAGATGTGACAAGATATGCAATGAAAGCCCAAATTCGTTACAATCTAGAGCGGGAAGAAGTGGCGAAAGGACAGGCAGTGAATCCGAAAGAAGACGGCGAAAAGCCAAAACGCCAGCCAATCCGCAAAAAACAAAACATTGGAAGAAATGACCCATGTCCATGCGGCAGCGGCAAGAAATATAAAAACTGCCACGGTGCAGTATCTTAA
- the hpf gene encoding ribosome hibernation-promoting factor, HPF/YfiA family produces MLNFNIRGENIEVTPAIREYVINKVQKIEKYFNEGVNATANVNLKVYNDKKSKVEVTIPLKNLTLRAEERHDDMYAGIDLIVDKLERQIRKHKTKVNRKIRDREGVGVYFASSSTPTNNENSKEEEFEIVRTKQFDLKPMDEDEAILQMNLLGHDFYIYTDAETNSTNIVYRRKDGKYGLIETN; encoded by the coding sequence ATGCTAAACTTTAACATTCGCGGTGAGAACATTGAAGTAACTCCAGCAATTCGAGAGTATGTTATCAACAAAGTTCAGAAAATTGAAAAATATTTCAATGAAGGAGTTAACGCTACTGCTAATGTAAACTTGAAAGTGTATAATGACAAAAAGTCAAAAGTGGAAGTAACGATTCCTTTAAAAAATTTAACGCTCCGTGCTGAAGAACGCCACGATGATATGTATGCAGGCATTGACTTGATTGTGGATAAACTGGAACGTCAAATCCGTAAACATAAAACAAAAGTCAACCGCAAAATTCGTGATCGTGAAGGTGTGGGTGTTTACTTCGCAAGTAGTTCAACACCAACGAACAATGAAAACAGCAAAGAAGAAGAGTTCGAAATTGTTCGTACAAAACAATTCGACTTAAAACCAATGGACGAAGATGAAGCCATTCTTCAAATGAACCTGCTCGGCCATGACTTCTACATCTATACTGATGCTGAAACAAACAGCACAAATATTGTTTATAGACGCAAAGATGGTAAGTACGGCTTAATTGAAACAAATTAA
- a CDS encoding site-specific integrase: MKVRIVPISKILLAELEGWLKFRVGMKKRNFMLQHLHMSFKFLLRGIQRMIESYSLPNRKLTPHMFRHTFCKWMLKATNNDIEKVRRLAGHSNIATTSRYLKDSYSDLADAVEALPKF; the protein is encoded by the coding sequence ATGAAAGTACGGATCGTACCTATATCGAAGATTTTATTAGCCGAACTAGAGGGGTGGCTGAAGTTTCGAGTAGGAATGAAAAAAAGAAACTTTATGTTGCAGCATCTCCATATGTCTTTTAAATTCTTACTAAGGGGCATTCAGCGAATGATCGAAAGCTACAGCCTGCCGAATAGAAAATTAACTCCACATATGTTCCGCCATACGTTTTGCAAGTGGATGCTAAAGGCGACGAACAACGATATCGAGAAAGTGCGGAGGCTTGCTGGTCACAGCAATATTGCCACGACGTCTCGATATTTAAAAGACAGCTATAGTGATTTGGCGGATGCTGTAGAGGCGTTGCCGAAGTTTTAA
- a CDS encoding PilZ domain-containing protein, with translation MMKYKRNDAFRFVFNQPLDAQFSVLVNGRRIDSEMHPCKIIDIGPQGMKVFTDFDISKIYKHPPDLLQLEMHFVLDIIKIQAIGYIRWSQSYRTGVYYGLHFRNQPAVEDLIISEMKRRRRKEVIDKKQMEF, from the coding sequence ATGATGAAATATAAACGCAACGATGCGTTTCGATTCGTTTTTAATCAACCATTAGATGCACAATTTTCTGTGCTTGTAAACGGACGTCGGATTGATAGTGAGATGCATCCATGTAAAATTATTGATATTGGTCCTCAGGGAATGAAAGTGTTTACGGACTTCGACATTTCCAAAATTTACAAACATCCCCCTGATTTATTGCAGCTCGAAATGCATTTTGTGTTGGATATTATCAAAATCCAGGCAATTGGTTACATTCGTTGGAGCCAATCTTATCGAACAGGCGTTTATTATGGGCTTCATTTTAGAAATCAACCGGCTGTCGAGGATTTGATTATCAGCGAAATGAAGCGCCGAAGAAGGAAAGAAGTAATTGATAAGAAACAAATGGAATTTTAG
- a CDS encoding flagellar protein FliT gives MDLTNELLQISAKLYQLLSSSIPKGEERSQYIDRINFLLDEQGKIINALKAQNFQLNKEIKSHAMLMELNRRIGEKLQLVMEEVKKDLRDIQNTKKNEKHYMNPYSNVQVMDGMYYDRKS, from the coding sequence ATGGATTTGACAAATGAATTATTACAAATTTCAGCAAAGCTTTATCAACTCCTGTCTTCTTCTATTCCAAAAGGTGAAGAAAGAAGTCAATATATAGATCGAATTAATTTTTTGCTAGATGAGCAGGGGAAAATCATTAATGCTCTCAAAGCGCAAAACTTTCAGTTGAACAAAGAAATCAAATCCCACGCCATGCTTATGGAGTTGAATCGAAGAATAGGGGAAAAATTGCAACTGGTAATGGAAGAAGTAAAAAAAGATCTAAGAGATATACAAAATACCAAAAAAAATGAGAAACATTATATGAATCCATATTCTAATGTTCAAGTTATGGACGGTATGTATTACGATCGAAAAAGTTAA
- the prfB gene encoding peptide chain release factor 2 (programmed frameshift): MELSDVRNKLETTAKKLADFRGSLDLENKEARIQELEEIMMMPDFWDDQNKAQSIINEVNSIKSIVNELKDLAATQENLEMTLELLKEEPDEDLQAELVQELKEFEERLENFELQLLLSEPYDKNNAILELHPGAGGTESQDWASMLLRMYTRWADKHGFKVETLDYLPGDEAGIKSVTLLIKGHNAYGYLKAEKGVHRLVRISPFDANGRRHTSFVSCEVMPEFNNEIEIEIRQEDLKIDTYRSTGAGGQHVNTTDSAVRITHIPTGIVVSCQAERSQIKNREKAMNMLKAKLYQLEIEKQEQELAALRGEQKEIGWGSQIRSYVFHPYSMVKDHRTNVETGNVQAVMDGEIDMFINAYLRSQIASKK, translated from the exons ATGGAATTATCAGATGTGAGAAATAAGTTGGAAACTACAGCCAAAAAATTGGCGGATTTTAGGGGGTCTCTT GACTTAGAAAATAAAGAGGCTCGCATTCAAGAGTTGGAAGAAATTATGATGATGCCGGATTTCTGGGATGACCAAAATAAAGCCCAAAGCATCATTAATGAGGTCAATAGTATAAAATCTATTGTGAATGAATTAAAGGATTTAGCGGCTACCCAGGAAAACTTGGAAATGACGCTTGAGTTGCTGAAGGAAGAGCCGGATGAAGATTTGCAGGCAGAGCTAGTTCAGGAGTTAAAAGAGTTTGAAGAAAGACTTGAAAACTTTGAACTGCAGCTTTTATTAAGCGAGCCTTATGATAAAAACAACGCCATTTTAGAGCTTCACCCTGGAGCAGGCGGTACGGAATCTCAAGACTGGGCTTCCATGCTTCTTCGCATGTATACTCGTTGGGCAGATAAACACGGTTTCAAAGTGGAAACCCTTGATTATCTTCCTGGGGATGAAGCAGGGATTAAATCGGTAACATTGTTGATTAAAGGGCATAATGCATATGGCTACTTAAAGGCGGAAAAAGGGGTGCATCGTTTAGTGCGCATTTCGCCTTTTGATGCAAACGGCCGCCGCCATACTTCTTTCGTTTCTTGCGAGGTTATGCCTGAGTTTAATAATGAAATTGAAATCGAAATTCGCCAGGAAGATTTGAAAATTGATACGTACCGTTCGACAGGTGCAGGCGGCCAGCACGTAAACACAACTGATTCCGCTGTCCGCATTACGCACATTCCAACAGGCATTGTTGTTTCTTGCCAAGCGGAACGTTCGCAAATCAAAAACCGCGAAAAAGCAATGAATATGTTGAAAGCCAAATTGTATCAATTGGAAATTGAAAAGCAAGAGCAAGAACTTGCGGCTCTTCGCGGGGAGCAAAAGGAAATTGGTTGGGGCTCCCAAATCCGCTCCTATGTGTTCCATCCATATTCCATGGTAAAAGATCACCGCACCAACGTGGAAACTGGAAATGTGCAAGCGGTGATGGATGGCGAGATTGATATGTTTATTAATGCATATTTGCGTTCCCAAATTGCATCGAAAAAATAA
- the fliS gene encoding flagellar export chaperone FliS, with protein MTVQNALNSYKQNSVTTASPGELTLMLYNGCLKFLAKAKKAIEEKNFEEKNKNIQKAQAIINELMVTLNMDYEIAKQMYSLYEYMNYRLIQANIKNDIAILDEVSGFVTEFRDTWKQVIQINRQQQYGNNQQL; from the coding sequence ATGACAGTGCAAAATGCGCTTAATAGTTATAAACAAAACAGCGTTACAACTGCCTCACCAGGTGAATTAACATTGATGCTATACAATGGATGTTTGAAATTTTTGGCAAAAGCTAAAAAAGCAATTGAAGAGAAAAACTTTGAAGAAAAAAATAAAAATATCCAAAAAGCACAAGCCATTATTAATGAATTAATGGTTACACTAAATATGGATTATGAAATTGCTAAACAAATGTATTCATTATATGAATATATGAATTATCGTTTAATTCAGGCAAATATTAAAAATGATATTGCCATCCTCGATGAAGTTTCAGGATTTGTAACAGAATTCCGCGATACATGGAAACAAGTAATTCAAATTAATCGACAGCAACAATATGGAAATAATCAACAATTATAA